The Toxotes jaculatrix isolate fToxJac2 chromosome 6, fToxJac2.pri, whole genome shotgun sequence genomic interval GGACGTCCGGGACAGTGATCAACATTTTTAGCCAGTGGGAGGATTCATAAATACTGGAAGGGCCCTCAGCCATGACAACATATGAAAAGGACATATGAAACAtatgaaaaggaagaaagaacaaaaaatagcCAATTCTTAATAACTTTAAGCAGTTATCTATAGATTTTAACATCACAGTGTGTCCGCAAATTATATATAtccaaaacatttcttttctttttaagacaATCTTAAGACCTAAAAGTTTAACCTCAGATTTCACTGTGAAATCACTCTGTAGTAGAGAATAGAGAGTAGTAGAGAGTTCATAAAAATGTCCCTCAagcttctgcttctttcttttccaggaCACGGCGGGTCAGGAGCGTTACCGCACCATCACCACGGCTTACTACCGAGGAGCCATGGGCTTCATCCTCATGTATGACATCACCAACGAGGAGTCCTTCAACGCTGTCCAGGACTGGTACGTGACTGTCTGGGGGAGGCTTTATCTTTGAGAGGGAGCCATATGAGAAGAGGTATCAAGATAATCGGCACCAGTCTGGAAATAGATTTAGAGATACTGCAGATTGatgaacagagaaaatgattcagtTCAAGTTTCAGTATTTATTGTTTAAATGGTCCACTGGATCCGCATCCTCTGTGTCTGTAGGGGAACTGGATGCTGCAGGGATCACTATCTTTTATCCTTTTTGTCCCCTGGTGGAACTTTACCTCAGTCCTTAGCCTTTTGTTTTCTGCGGATTTTTCCTGAACTTTCCTGTCATTTGTAAAATATTGGATGATTTTGGGCCcgaaacatttatttaaattgaaCTGTTTGTTAAGTTTGAAGGGAAAATGTCTCCCATAGATATCTGAAAGTTGATTGGCTAAAAGGtcactggtttaatctttagCAATGTATtagaagaaaatggaaatactcagcTAAAGAACAAGTACCTCAGAATTGTACTTAAGCACAGTATTTGAATGAATGTTCTCAGTTACTTTCCATCTCTGGACAAAACCACACATCTTGTTCACTGTGCAAAGATAAAGTGAATCTGTAATGACACCTGATGAAGCTTTTCGCTGTGCATGCTGATTAGAAAACATGTAAAAGGAATAATGTAGACTTTAGCACTGTTTCAGCTGCGGTGTGTGATCATAGCCTCTGAGTTTCCTGTCTGACAGCTGGGTGTGTTGGTTCCCAGGTCAACTCAGATTAAGACATACTCATGGGACAATGCCCAGGTGCTGCTGGTAGGAAACAAGTGTGACATGGAGGACGAGCGAGTGGTGAGCGGAGAGAGAGGCCGGCAGCTGTCCGAACACCTCGGTGAGTGTATGGTGTACACAcacgcgcgtgcacacacacacacacacacacacacacacacacacacacacacacacacacagacatactgtgCAAACACTTCATATCTATGACTCACAGTTGTGTAAACTGACCAGAGTTTGCTTGAGGACCTCTCTGAAGAGTTATTCCTATTATTCTGAAAGTTATTTCACTCAACAAATGCAATGCAATATACTGTaaactgtttttgaattttattaCACTCTTAAAAAGTTTTGAGTTCCCTGCATTTTTATCATCCACGAAAACTTGAGGAGACAGTTTCATGCTCTAACTATTTTGTGCCCAAGTACAGTGATTGTTGTTGTCAATGTGAGGTTGCCAGGGAACCAGTGGAGACATTGCACACAAGTGTTGGGTAAATGGACAAAAGGTTCCAGCAAGTAACTCActctaaaaccacaaactgtcatTGCTATATTTCTGTTATGGATTTAACAAAGGACATATACATTCATTCTCATGCCCATTGCTAGCTTTGTACTCATACGGGATAAAGggagtttttagtttttattagtTAATGAGTGAAAACAAACTGCCTGTGATGGTGTCTTCACAGCTGTTGTTATTTTCGGCAAAGTGGGAGATATGGTGGCTGTCAAAAATTTCTGTTCTGTAATTCCGACGTGGAATTACAACCACTGACGTAAATGTTTTTTCCTGCTTGGCTTGTACAGTATTACGCAAATGTGGGATTAATctcaaaacacagctgacaggAATTAGATCATTAGTTTTGGGGTTGACAGACCAACAGAAAGTTCCATATCTATAGATGTGCTGCTATCATGgttaaaaatgcatttcattagATTTCTCCACTATTTAACTGCACAGTTGCACAGAGGACCACATCCTCATTAAACGTTACTCGTCCACTCTCATATGTTATTTCCACTCCAGGTTTTGAGTTCTTTGAGGCTAGCGCCAAGGACAACATCAATGTGAAGCAGACCTTCGAGCGCCTGGTCGACATCATCTGCGAAAAGATGTCTGAGAGCCTGGACGCTGGAGATCCTGCCGTCACAGGGGCAAAACAGGGGCCCCAGCTGACAGAGCAGCCCGCTCCACCTCACCAGGACTGTGCATGTTAAAGCTGACTACTCCCCTAAaaccctcttcctccctcttcgTCCCTTCTCCTTCAGCTGGACCCCAGGGCCTTGGGTCCATACTCCATCACCCTTTTCACTTACTTTCCTGCTTCTTTGTGTAACTTAGTAAGGATCATTGGCTGATGGTCTCAAGAACCAGGTTGAAAAGTGTCTGAAATTCTCTGATTCTAGTGGACCAGTGCTTGAGGTGTGTTCGTTTCTGGTTCCTCCACATACAGGAGCTAAAATGTGTTAGTTTTTGTGATCATTGCAGGTGTTGGTCTGAtgccaaagcaagttcagcttaaCTGAAGTATTTCAGACTCTTTACAGCTTGTGTACTTTAAGTTTCCCGACCCATTTTCTGTTGTCTGCCTGTCCAGTGTGGTTTTACAAGAAGGATTTGACGGCGTCCGTCCTCAGAGTGCCATTTAAATCCTTCCGATGTTTACAGTACTTTGTTTCATGTCAGTCAGTTTTGAAAAGATATCAGCCTCGGATTTGGTGACCAAGAAGGTTGCAGTGGAGCTATGTGGGAGGGATGATTCAGTTGAAAGCTGCTCCATACTAATGTGTTATGTTTCAAATATGATCCTGGATACTTACAGAATCAAACATACATGgatcttgtttctttttgttgtctCACCTGGTATCTAAACAAGGATGCTGCACGTATAAGAAAGAGTTGTGTTGTTCATTATTCATCTTAGCCTTTtcattctgccttttttttaacatttcttcagcagactttttttttgtattgtttgtcccATTTATTCTTTTCATACAAGAAACGCTGGGTTGGGGAAAACATGAACAAGATATAgctaggaggaaaaaaaatagtaaaaaaaaaattaagagactcatttaattatatttatttcaaatgtaCATATAAATGTTGTGCAATATATATAATATCTACAGGTATGCATTTCTggaaatgaattttaaaaggtATGAAATTCTATGAGAATAGTATCAAATATAAAAAAGGTCTATGTTGTAGGGTTTGTTTGAAAGATGTTTGGAACTGTTTGCTCCTCCGTGAGTCCTGTCATCTCCCTGTTGGTTTGGTCTGATGCTGCTTTCCAGAGATGTTGCAAAGTTTGAAATTCAAACTTCCTGCTAAGAAAAATATAGTGGAATGGCCCTTCGAGTGTGAATTTCCAGTCAGAAATGTAGTAATGTGTTTATCATCCTCCAAATGCACTGAGTGTGATTCccaacactgctgctgatgaagagTATCCTTCTGAATATCCTGGCCTTCATCATTAGTGTAGttttgagacagacagactcaaaACTACAGTCAGACAGTGAAGCTGACATCAGGAGTCTTCTGAAATCTCAAAGGTTTAGCAATAAAAATTAAGGGTAATTAGGGTGGCAGATGTTTTGTTGCTTCTTGTCCCAGCAGCCTCAAGATGTTGCTGTTCCGACTGTCTCTGACAGATAATGTAAAAACTTAAGGACATCTGAAAAGCTTTCTGTGCAACACAGTTGAGCTGTGTTTGCAATGCTACAATGCTACATATTGATATTTGGTATTTTAAATTAGGCAGAGAAAATCCTGCAGATATCTGTTTTTTCTGCGCAGGAACATTCCAAAACATGGAGGTTAAAATTATACAATGATTCTTGAATACAGCAGATTTTTAGTAATCAGCTCCCCGATAGATGTTCAGCTTGTTGAAATGGGTTTGGAGGATGTAAACAGTATTGTTTTGTTAGATAATTTTTATGGTATTTTGCCTTTATGTGATAGTTTGTCTCCAGGGAGTGAAAGGACACATCAAGAGAGAATAAGCTGGCATGTGATGAAGATTACCAACTGGCCCGGAACTGAGTTTGCTGTTGATACATGGCACAAGTATTAGACCATTAGGCTACTATGATGTGCAGGCCTGGTTTCAGATGAACTGAAATCACTTTGATTGACTACTTCAGGCAAAGATAAGACACATGGTACAAGACAGTAAGAttcaagacaagaaaaacagacattctGTAGCATGCACTGCAACTTTCAGTCTAAATCCAAAATAACTGTCAGGCAAGATTCCACATATACAACATATGTTTAGATTTTAAATCCAATTTGCAGTGAATGGATTCAGGCCTGTGGTTCTTTATGTTTGCAAGTCAAGTGTCACTTGTGTTTACTTGCATTAGACATGATCttatctctgaaaacaggagaaaatgtgtcaaactacacacagactcttAACGTTTCTTTGCTTAATAACAAACACTGCTCATAGTGAGACGTCTGCAGAATCAGTATTATAGAGCAGCTTTATTAGATGCTGGTGGCCTCTTGTGTGGACCTcgttttatttgtctgttagTGTGTAACGTTATCTTCACTGCTCAGTTTTCAGGTGAATAGCTGACACCACTGTTTAAAGTCAAACAAGCATCACATCAAACAGCTGGAGGCTGATTGTTCACAGGCCAGGCAGCTGCTCAGTTTCTAACATTTGTTTCGAGTCAATGCAGGAGTTGAATATTCCGTTTTAAGGTTTTCTTGGTTCCAACAACACTGTGTTACCGCAACAATTTTTGTTATGAGCTGTTTTGAAAATCAACACACCATTACGCACTCTGAACATGCATTACCCCCCTTCCCTCATAAACTGTCAGAAAGTATTCACACACTTGTTTTAATACAGTTTCCACGGCTAAAATTGGATTGCCAGGTATTTCTTCATTTCACGCCACCAAAGATTGCTGTAGAAGCAGCTCACTGTTTTTGCTGTAGGATACCAGAATAAGCAGTGTCACcagttttaaaagtttaaatttgTAATAAAGTGCTGTTTGGTGGACTGAAACAAACTGgtcatttaaaaatcatttgcTGTCATTGTTATTTAAGGCTTGCTGGTGTGCGATGCAATCTTAAATTTTGAAATGCTGTTACTGCCAGTAAAACGGACGTCATCTATGGATTGAGAGGGCAAAGCACTTTAAAAATTATTAGTTAGTCAAAATCATGGACTTCATAAAGTCATTGACTATGTGATTAAATCAAGTCTGAATCAGAAAAGTGTCTATTTTGAGAGTGACTGTTGCATTAGTCAAGTGTCAAGTGCAGCATACAATAAAGCTGAAATCACAGATGAGCCACTGGACATTAAAGTTTGAGAAAATGAGGCCCCAGTCAAAGTAGTGATGCTTCCTCAGAAAGGAAGTGATGAGTTAGTTATGAATTATTACAACAAACCCTGGAGATGATTTTGATCCTGCATATATTTTACTTCTTACTGGTTGTGACTGTTTCTTTTCCGgtaaaaaaatccaaacttttAAACTGTTCTCCTTTCTAAAATGTCTTCCTCTCTATGTAAACCAGatctgtaaatattgtacctTTGAGTCATGTGTGTGGATTGTGTTGTATCGACTCAGgcttgcaacaacaacaacaatagaaaaaaaagaaaaaaaaaacagtaaaaacctgAAACCTCCAAAAGAGCCATGTTGTACTGTATCTGCATTCATTTCTAGACCTGcttgtgaatgaatgtgtcacTCAGTTACAAAGCAATACACACTACAGTATCTACACAAAAAGAAATGCTATCAAGTTTGGTAGAGGTTGCCGACTGTAGATCTTCTACTAGCACGCAGAAACGTAACTTTATTTGGTCTCGTATCACTGTTTCTTCAGATCCTCCTCAGTTTGGGCCATTAAGGTGAGAGAATAtgctgtggatgtttttatCTGTACTACTTTGTggtaaaacaataataaaaaaaaaacgttgctAACAATCAGATGACTCTTTTTTTTGAAGATTTTATACCTTTTGGGATGAGAGGGGAACAGGGGAACTGTTACCTGTCACTTCTAATGAAGAGCAGCATCCTAGCATGACCTGATGTTGAAGAATTCACTTTATtatgattacttttttttaacagtgttcGAATGTTTTGGTGTAAGCTGGTAAAAGCTCAGAGTCTTCTAGGTGGGCAATAATGTGTTAGACCATAAACCAAGTTAAGGAATATCTCAAATATGTTAAGTCACTTACCTTAAGAACATAAAGTCAGATGTACTTTGAAAAATGGGTTTAAAATTACAATCTTATTCCTAAAATTAAGTCAATAGGCTTCAGATGGGCCAGTGAGGGGCGTGTGAATCTTGCTCCCaatgtcactttttatttcCTTAATAAAACTTGAGTACTTGATCAAACTTTTGGTTTATTTAACTGTCATTCCCAGTTACAAAGGcatatcaaaacatttttgaatatTGATTTCAAGGAACTGTTTCCTTCACCTTCTTCTCCGCTGCAGAAAAGCAGCACTGTTTCTGCATGTGCACTCAGCAGAaagatgaaatgtttttgatgTCTCATTCACATAGCTTTATTAGGGTGGTAATGGTGATGATCAAGAAACAAAAAGTTTACAAATGTTGCAAGCCCCCATAATGGTTCTCTTGTATATTTGGGCATTCATTGTTTCCCAAtgattttattcttattttgatAGATAACTAAAAACTCTAAAAGGCCGGGTGAACCATGCCTATATATAGGGAACCTGTGGGATATGttgtattaaattaaataaataactggCTCACTGGCTTTTCCTCACTTGCTGCTGACGCCCTGAAGACTTTTAAAGCAACACCCTATCTTTACATAAAAACAATGGCACCATTCCCCTATAAACGGTCCTTAAACCGTTTGTCCCTCATAATTTTTCTGCAATTTCCCAATtaaccagcagagggagagagacaccaGGGTGATGCCTTGATGCAGAGGGAAGAAACCGTGCAGCCAGAATCCTGTTATTACGGCACATTGACTTCACTAATTAAGGCTCCATCAGAGGACCAAGCTATAACCTTGACAGTCTTGTCATTATGCTGTAACTTCTCAGCCTCTCTGAAGATTTTTCCATGTTATTCTTGAAACtaatgaaagacaaaacacattcTTCAGTTCACACTGTTTGATAAAAACTCACGTTTATACTTAATATAGcgttaaaagttatttttaacAGTGGCCTATCTCTAAAACTTGACTACTTCCTATGGAGCAACACCTGTAGGTCTATGCCACCCCCGCACCTCCAAAATCTGATTTAcggctgcacacacagacatgaatgtAAATACGAGCGATTCACCAAAATGTTTATTGCCGAGCAGCATTTAATTCAGAACACGGCGGCATAGAGCCAAATAACTGTAGGCTAGAGGTGACAGCAACAGTCAGTGCAACAAAAAGGTTACGACTCTTCGCATTTAAAATAAGAACACAGTGAAATAGgacacagtagaaaaaaatagataaatacaaGTGTTTGTAAAGGTTACAGATAATAAACACTGATTAATTACGCCCTGTGACACCCAGCTGTGGGCAACATTCGAGTATGTCAGCAACATGCAAATTGTTCCCTACAGAAATACAATGGTAAATAGGTTTTATATGTAGATTCTCTTTTACATATCAAATGTGAGTGTTTAATATGCATTTGTCTTACAGCCAGTTCCTCACGTGTTAGGCATATCTATGTCATAAATATGCGCGTTCTTGTAGAAATACTGTAAATCTGTTTGGTCCAGGTTTGAGACTATTTAGACACAGCCAGTCTGTAAACatttttacaagaaaaaaatctggacaTGTACTGTCTGTACTTGAATATGAGCATATCGCCCCCGATAAGTGCCTCTTT includes:
- the rab3ab gene encoding RAB3A, member RAS oncogene family, b; amino-acid sequence: MASANATYGQKESSDQNFDYMFKILIIGNSSVGKTSFLFRYADDSFTPAFVSTVGIDFKVKTIYRNDKRIKLQIWDTAGQERYRTITTAYYRGAMGFILMYDITNEESFNAVQDWSTQIKTYSWDNAQVLLVGNKCDMEDERVVSGERGRQLSEHLGFEFFEASAKDNINVKQTFERLVDIICEKMSESLDAGDPAVTGAKQGPQLTEQPAPPHQDCAC